Proteins encoded by one window of Phenylobacterium soli:
- the aguB gene encoding N-carbamoylputrescine amidase, giving the protein MARTVNVAAIQSSYGSDMAANIKKTEGFIRQAAGEGAQVVLPSELFQGPYFCVAQEERWFGEAYPWREHPCVTALAPLAGELGVVIPISIFEREGPHYFNSVVIADADGSLAGVYRKSHIPDGPGYMEKYYFRPGDTGFRVWPTRFGRLGVGICWDQWYPECARAMTLMGAEILFYPTAIGSEPHDTTLDTAAPWRRAMQGHAVSNVIPVVGANRTGFEPWDNYPNGGQQFYGSSFIADHRGDLVAAFGREDEGVLSAEFDLDFLATHRAAWGFFRDRRTDLYGLLAQPRPA; this is encoded by the coding sequence ATGGCGCGAACCGTCAACGTCGCGGCGATCCAGTCCTCCTACGGGAGCGACATGGCCGCCAACATCAAGAAGACCGAGGGCTTCATCCGCCAGGCGGCCGGCGAGGGGGCGCAGGTGGTGCTGCCCTCCGAGCTGTTCCAGGGCCCCTATTTCTGCGTCGCCCAGGAGGAGCGCTGGTTCGGCGAGGCCTATCCCTGGCGCGAGCATCCGTGCGTCACCGCCCTGGCGCCGCTGGCCGGTGAGCTGGGCGTGGTCATCCCGATCTCGATCTTCGAGCGGGAGGGGCCGCACTACTTCAACAGCGTGGTCATTGCCGACGCCGACGGCAGCCTCGCCGGGGTCTATCGCAAGAGCCACATCCCCGACGGCCCGGGCTATATGGAGAAGTACTACTTCCGGCCGGGCGACACCGGCTTCCGCGTCTGGCCGACGCGCTTCGGACGGCTGGGCGTCGGCATCTGCTGGGACCAGTGGTACCCCGAGTGCGCCCGGGCCATGACCCTGATGGGCGCGGAGATCCTGTTCTATCCGACCGCCATCGGCTCGGAGCCGCACGACACCACCCTCGACACCGCCGCGCCGTGGCGGCGGGCGATGCAGGGCCATGCGGTGTCGAACGTGATCCCGGTGGTCGGCGCCAACCGCACGGGCTTCGAGCCCTGGGACAACTATCCGAACGGCGGCCAGCAGTTCTACGGCTCGAGCTTCATCGCCGACCACCGCGGCGACCTCGTGGCGGCCTTCGGACGCGAGGACGAGGGCGTGCTGTCGGCCGAGTTCGACCTCGACTTCCTGGCCACCCACCGCGCCGCCTGGGGCTTCTTCCGCGACCGGCGGACGGACCTCTACGGCCTCCTGGCGCAGCCGCGGCCGGCGTGA
- a CDS encoding acid phosphatase has protein sequence MTFKYLLTGAVLAAAIAAGAGLAQALPAHGPSKTPSGPPVAGHLTGYLKSDDIDGEAVIGPPPAPESPRGQADRQIYLATRAEAGSPRWSEAVRDNDLWKGGAVERYGCALGVRIDAKATPVTYRMLQRIELDVRTVGTPPKDHYGRIRPLIGDDRPVCVPREDWMKTNASYPSGHAMAGWAWALVLSEIEPAKTGPLMAAGSAIGDSRVICGVHYQSDVEAGRKLGAAMVARLHSEPQFRKDLAAARAELARDRKAPLRCDYAPAGGRAAP, from the coding sequence AGGCCCTTCCGGCCCACGGGCCTTCGAAGACCCCGTCGGGCCCGCCCGTCGCGGGCCACCTGACCGGCTACCTGAAGAGCGACGACATCGACGGCGAGGCGGTGATCGGCCCGCCGCCGGCGCCGGAGTCCCCGCGCGGCCAGGCCGACCGGCAGATCTACCTCGCCACCCGCGCCGAGGCCGGATCGCCGCGCTGGTCGGAGGCGGTCCGCGACAACGACCTTTGGAAGGGCGGCGCGGTGGAGCGCTACGGCTGCGCCCTGGGCGTGCGGATCGACGCCAAGGCGACGCCCGTCACCTATCGCATGCTCCAGCGCATCGAGCTCGACGTGCGCACGGTCGGCACCCCGCCCAAGGACCACTACGGCCGCATCCGCCCGCTGATCGGCGACGACCGGCCGGTCTGCGTGCCGCGCGAGGACTGGATGAAGACCAACGCCTCCTATCCCTCCGGCCACGCCATGGCCGGCTGGGCCTGGGCCCTGGTGCTGAGCGAGATCGAGCCGGCCAAGACCGGGCCGCTGATGGCGGCGGGCTCGGCGATCGGCGACAGCCGGGTGATCTGCGGCGTGCACTACCAGTCCGACGTGGAGGCGGGGCGCAAGCTCGGCGCGGCCATGGTGGCGCGCCTGCATTCGGAGCCACAGTTCCGCAAGGACCTCGCCGCCGCCCGGGCCGAACTCGCCCGCGACCGCAAGGCCCCGCTGCGCTGCGACTACGCGCCCGCCGGGGGCCGTGCGGCCCCGTGA